Within the Silurus meridionalis isolate SWU-2019-XX chromosome 2, ASM1480568v1, whole genome shotgun sequence genome, the region ACATGAACTGTTggctttattattacttttgacAAATCAGCCTTTAAGTACAAATctgttgtgctcattactgtTTCAAGTGACCTGATTCTAATTACTCTTTAAGTACTTCTTTAAATATACTGACTTGATTGTttaccataaaaatatattttctttaagacAGAAACACCATAATGAAAAGAGTTAAAGGTTATAAAGCACCAAAGATACATATATTATTTCTGTCATTTTGCTATTGTTTTTAACAGAGAATTTGACttgattttacttttaaagtgttagattataattattttataatgaattatataGAAGTTAATCACATGGACATTAAGGCCTTGGTTCAATAAGTACAGAATAAACACTGGGGCATGTGCTGTTAAAGGCGACTCCTCAGTGATAGAGTTTTTTGATGCAGAGCTTCCACTAGTCCACTAAAGTCGGTTTATTTAGACGGTTTAAAACGTCCTAAAGTAATTAATACCTTGCAGATGTTTGTCTAGGATTAATACATCACTGAATGTCTTTGTGCTTTGTatctgggtatagttacatgtAATGTTGAGAAGCATCAGAAGTTCCGCTTTGATCCAGGTTTTACTCTGCTAAAGAAGCTCATCTGACTTGGCatttattgagaaaaaaaaagaccaaaaatggAGACTTTTGTATGTCAGGGGAAAAATTGGTAACACTTCAAACTGCGTCCAGAGATTTTCTGAATTTCAGGGTAGCTTTATTTACTGAGTGCATTAAGAGAGAAAGTATTGTGGTGAATAAATCCTGAGAATGGATTGATGGCTGATGGAAAATACAAGGCTTCCAATACAAGTCAAGCACATCAATGCAAATGTAAAGTGTGTCTTTCTATATGAGTGGGGGTTCGAGGAGGTGTGTTTTCTGCGAGTCCCTGCTCTCACGCTTTGTTTAAAAggagcagtgtgtcagtgtgtgtagctTTAGTGTGCTTTCAAAAGAAGCTCGAGTCtctcttctgaccttctttacAGACGTGAACATGATGACCCTGAACACCTTTGCCCTCACAGCCATCGTGCTCACACTCTCAGGTAATTTTCCTCATAATTGAAATAACCCTATAATGCAATTTActtgaaaaacagaaaaaatcatTTGTAGATGGAGTTCATAATAACTTTGTGATTTCTGAGCTTTAACAATGTTGTGTCAGAACAGTGTGGGGAATCagtgtgttctgttttgtttgaacAGGTGTGAAAGCGCTTGTGTTGACTCAGGAGAAGACGATGTCTGTGCAGACTGGGCAAAATGTGAAGATTTTGTGTTCACCCAGTACAAGTAGCTGGACCATAACATGGTACCaacaaaaacatggaaaatCTCCAACATTCTTGCTCTATGATAGCACCAGAGCGAGTGGCCTGCCAAGTCGGTTCACTTATAGTGGCTCTGGATCCCAAGAATATCTGCATATTAACGGTGTTCAGGCTGAAGATGAAGCCGTGTATTACTGTGCATGTCACAACTGTGTGCAAAGCCGCACAGTGCTGCAGTGTGTCGATCCTCTCGTACAAAAACCCCAACACGCCCAAAACTGGACATAAACCGGTCAAAAGCACTCGCTTCTACCCAGACACACACTGTAGTGTTCAGTATGAGCACGGTCATGAGTCCTGCACCACATCTTGCATGTATTCTGGACATTTTGTCCTGTTTAGTGTGTTTCTATTCTGTACACATGATCACTGATGTGTTCAGTGTGAGCAGGAGCAGTGAGCTCGGGCCCTGAGGTTTTTGTATTGAGCTTTAACACTGTGCTACGATGCAACTTTCGGTGGAGGCACTGAACTGACTTTTGGTGAGTAAAATCGTTTTTAACTGCACAGATTCTTGAACAAGTTCATGTAGACctggaaaaaatatttgttacatGTTTATCATTGAATTCTGGAAACCATTTATATAGTTTCattcaataatttatttaataaaaaaattaattaaagatGCTGGAAAGTCAGGTGACTTTTGCAGGGTGTGCACTATAAATATAAGCAAATAAAGTTTTGTATATggttattatttactattttcttCACATTATATTAAGTACTTTATGCTACTGTATTAGCAGTTTAATTACAAAGACACAGTTATTGCTCTAAAGTTAATATTTCTAAAACGGAACATTCTCAAAGGGTTTTAGTTGAGtcagaaataatatatacaaaataagtTCCAGTTATTGTGAACTTTATAGAAGCTGTAAGCAGGCGCACTTTTCCCCTATCAGAGTCAACAATGCAAATTACATCCCTattctcttatttctttatatcattattattgttactaaagaaataacagtaaatagtaataacttcttttttttttccactcttgTCCCCCAGATACTTCATCTCCTCCATCCCTCGTTCTGCTGGCtccctctcagtctctctcctcAGCTGATGGAGTCAGGGTGGTGTGTCTGGCGCAGGGTTTCCGTCCTGACGGTGCCACTCTGTCCTGGTCTGATAACGGCAACGCTGTAACGGGTGCCGAGGTACAGACGGGTTCGTCTCAGCGCCAGTCTGACGGCACCTTCAGCCAAAACAGTGTGCTGCAACTCAGCCCAGAGCGCTGGAACTCCGGACGTACCTACACGTGCCACCTGAACCACCCGGCTCTGACAGCACCACTGAGCCAGAGCGCCAGTGCTGAAAAGTGCAGCTAATGTGTAGGCATGCgtgtcgagaaaaatattttaatcaaccatatctagcgtgtgttataatcaaactaatattatcaaactaaattaacctaattaacttaataaagcaatatagaacttattagatataatagaagtagtctgacaaaacctatttgatctatatgttaatcaaacctttagttacatcaagtattaataataataattgggtatttacatgtgtgagtaggatagaatctgactgaatgttatgagtgtatagaataggcaaagaaggacaggaaacaaacttgagggagattaagcatctttattgaaatagcaaGGCGTACGGGCTTCAGCAGCTGCAGGAGACATGTAGGAGTAGCTAGGCCCAAGGCCGGgtgaagacacagaagcatgggCAGGAGACATGAAAGAGCGGCTTGGCCCGAAGCCAGGTGAAGGCACAGGAGCACGGTGACTTGGCAAAGCAACAGGccagtgtgaaggatagggagaaaactgtggtgtaGTGTCAGGAAGTAGGAGCATCCGTGACGGCTGTTGAGCTCAGGAGAAGTCTGTGTGCTCTTGTCACGCGTGAAGTGCTCTGcacaatgcgaggaggcagGAAGGCATCCTCAGGGACACTTgggctggaaagatgttcaagaAAATGAGTAAGCTCAGCGGCAAGTAAGGAGAGCTGAAACTGGCGAAATTGTCGGCGAAGAATGCCCAACTGAGTCATTCTGGGAGGCAAACgtggtggagctgagcaaagagaccaacagagataagatatTAGACAGGGTCAAATCACGGTGACGACGGGCATAAGCAAAAGATAACACTCATGCAAGAAAAAAGAttctacacacagtgtaacattcagttcagaatgcacaattaaaatataacctaggcgcatacaactattaattaaaagtattataatcaagcacagtatacaaacaatgctataactcaattaaatgaaagtagaatagcaaaacagcattataaaagaataaagcataacacttacccattgcaaatgcaggaggacaaaataggccgcaaaaaggttgttcacacttgagagactgaagaacgtatggttgaatccagagagaaataagggctttatactcactcatatttttt harbors:
- the LOC124402080 gene encoding immunoglobulin lambda-1 light chain-like, producing MMTLNTFALTAIVLTLSGVKALVLTQEKTMSVQTGQNVKILCSPSTSSWTITWYQQKHGKSPTFLLYDSTRASGLPSRFTYSGSGSQEYLHINGVQAEDEAVYYCACHNCVQSRDATFGGGTELTFDTSSPPSLVLLAPSQSLSSADGVRVVCLAQGFRPDGATLSWSDNGNAVTGAEVQTGSSQRQSDGTFSQNSVLQLSPERWNSGRTYTCHLNHPALTAPLSQSASAEKCS